The following coding sequences lie in one Micromonospora sp. R77 genomic window:
- a CDS encoding ATP-binding protein translates to MTAYLDLPVGSGALAAARRVVESTLVGWGFADRQDVGDAVLVTNELVANAVRHGGGCLSLHLHSRSDEVTICAVDGSAVVPRHRDPDGDGGRGLRIIEAVCRAWGVEDLGEGGKRVWVRLARSEVRRGGSVAAVPGRGRALQAQEAG, encoded by the coding sequence ATGACCGCGTACCTGGATCTTCCGGTCGGATCCGGTGCTCTCGCTGCCGCCCGCCGGGTGGTCGAGTCGACCCTGGTGGGGTGGGGGTTCGCGGACCGCCAGGACGTGGGTGACGCGGTGCTGGTCACCAACGAGCTGGTGGCCAACGCCGTGCGGCACGGCGGCGGCTGCCTGAGCCTGCACCTGCACAGCCGCAGCGACGAGGTCACCATCTGCGCGGTGGACGGCTCGGCCGTCGTACCGCGTCACCGTGACCCCGACGGTGACGGCGGCCGGGGCCTGAGGATCATCGAGGCCGTCTGCCGGGCGTGGGGGGTCGAGGACCTGGGCGAGGGCGGCAAACGGGTCTGGGTTCGTCTCGCCCGGTCGGAGGTCCGGCGGGGCGGCTCCGTCGCAGCCGTACCGGGACGGGGACGGGCCCTGCAGGCCCAGGAAGCCGGCTGA
- a CDS encoding MFS transporter, with protein MKESFGALVERPFRLMWIGVTSSAVGDATIGVALVFAVLSVGGSATDLGAILAISTIVRVLLLIFGGALADRMSRRLLMVGSDLFMLAVQAGLGLILLTGRGSVAILMVASVCAGAASAVSKPAFTGLVPQTISKPRLQQANALMDMSRSGAEILGPALTGLAIATTSVGWVYLVDALSYGISALALSRLSLPPIVRTERNTFLTDLVIGWRQMASRTWYWVALCGHAVWNLGSVAFWVLGPIIVAKEAGGASSWGAVAAAMAVGALLGGAVALRLRPRRPLVVGHLALLLTGLGIASLIGPAPVVLTIVAALMGAAGVAFVNNVWTTVVQRLIPEEVLSRVSSYDWLVSFTIAPLGYALVGPLSDHIGRSTTLEIALGVIVLGVVMILMVPKIRQLRQGPDGELFGWPEHQVATEPATAGATASGGTVRGD; from the coding sequence ATGAAGGAATCCTTCGGCGCTCTGGTCGAGCGTCCGTTCCGGCTGATGTGGATCGGCGTCACAAGTTCGGCGGTCGGCGACGCGACGATCGGCGTCGCGCTCGTCTTCGCCGTGCTGTCCGTTGGCGGCTCGGCCACCGATCTCGGTGCGATCCTCGCCATCTCCACCATCGTCCGGGTGCTGCTGTTGATCTTCGGCGGCGCGCTGGCGGACCGGATGTCGCGCCGGCTGCTCATGGTCGGCAGCGATCTGTTCATGCTGGCCGTCCAGGCCGGCCTCGGCCTGATCCTGCTCACCGGCCGCGGCAGCGTGGCGATCCTGATGGTGGCGTCGGTGTGTGCCGGCGCCGCGTCGGCGGTCTCGAAGCCGGCGTTCACCGGCCTGGTCCCGCAGACGATCAGCAAGCCTCGGCTGCAGCAGGCCAACGCGCTCATGGACATGTCCCGCAGTGGCGCCGAGATCCTCGGGCCGGCGTTGACCGGTCTCGCCATCGCCACCACCTCCGTCGGCTGGGTGTACCTGGTCGACGCGCTCAGCTACGGCATCAGTGCCCTGGCGTTGAGCCGCCTCTCCCTGCCGCCGATCGTCCGCACCGAACGCAACACCTTCCTCACCGACCTGGTGATCGGTTGGCGGCAGATGGCCTCGAGAACCTGGTACTGGGTGGCGCTGTGCGGCCACGCGGTGTGGAACCTCGGCTCGGTCGCGTTCTGGGTCCTCGGCCCGATCATCGTCGCGAAGGAAGCGGGAGGGGCGTCGAGCTGGGGCGCGGTCGCTGCCGCCATGGCGGTGGGTGCGCTGCTCGGTGGAGCGGTGGCGCTGCGCCTGCGGCCGCGCCGGCCGCTGGTCGTCGGACACCTCGCGTTGCTGCTCACCGGCCTGGGTATCGCCTCGCTGATCGGACCGGCCCCGGTGGTCCTCACGATCGTGGCCGCGCTGATGGGTGCCGCGGGTGTCGCCTTCGTCAACAACGTCTGGACGACGGTGGTGCAGCGACTCATCCCGGAGGAGGTGCTCTCCCGGGTCAGTTCCTACGACTGGCTCGTCTCCTTCACCATCGCACCCTTGGGCTACGCCCTGGTCGGGCCGCTGTCCGACCATATCGGCCGCTCCACCACCCTGGAGATCGCGCTCGGCGTCATCGTGCTGGGAGTGGTCATGATCCTGATGGTGCCGAAGATCCGTCAGCTGCGGCAGGGCCCCGACGGGGAACTCTTCGGATGGCCCGAGCACCAGGTCGCCACCGAGCCTGCCACGGCGGGCGCGACCGCGAGCGGTGGCACCGTTCGCGGCGACTGA
- a CDS encoding phosphopantetheine-binding protein, translating into MIAAITDVMAKEPFDDKADLQEQGMTSIEMVSLIVTLEDQLGVAIPDDLLDSANFGSIERIIATVRPLLPA; encoded by the coding sequence GTGATCGCCGCGATCACCGATGTCATGGCGAAGGAACCGTTCGACGACAAGGCGGACCTTCAGGAGCAGGGCATGACGTCCATCGAGATGGTGAGCCTGATCGTCACCCTCGAGGACCAGTTGGGTGTCGCCATCCCGGACGACCTGTTGGATTCGGCGAACTTCGGGAGCATCGAACGGATCATCGCCACCGTGCGGCCCCTGCTGCCGGCATAG
- a CDS encoding aminoglycoside phosphotransferase family protein, protein MIVEREGEPGRTWIDQLPATVAGLLEKWELHQDGPPLYGMCAVVLRVRTANGGRGALKVGWIDDETRAESLALQTWAGRGAVSVLRSDEASGAMLLERLDEQRTLHDVPIEQALDIAAAILKDLRVPAVAGLRSTSDTAARWSGEFLEDWERLGRPCDEALLTSAVQLCKELSVPPAEPSLLHGDFHYANILGRGEDGWAAIDPKPQSGDPAYEVVPLLRNRWSEIRGGDATNATVERRMERFAEVAVLDLATTYKWCLVRSVDDALWFQENGYADLAEISWDIARSMFESL, encoded by the coding sequence ATGATCGTCGAGCGGGAAGGAGAGCCCGGCCGGACGTGGATCGACCAGCTCCCAGCGACGGTCGCCGGGCTGCTCGAGAAGTGGGAGCTCCACCAGGACGGGCCGCCGCTCTACGGGATGTGCGCCGTCGTCCTGCGGGTGCGGACGGCGAACGGCGGGCGTGGCGCGCTCAAGGTGGGCTGGATCGACGACGAGACCCGCGCGGAGTCGTTGGCGCTGCAGACCTGGGCCGGCCGCGGTGCGGTCTCCGTGCTGCGCTCGGACGAGGCGTCCGGCGCCATGCTGCTGGAGCGGCTGGACGAGCAGCGGACCCTGCACGACGTACCGATCGAGCAGGCGCTCGACATCGCCGCCGCGATCCTGAAGGACCTGCGGGTCCCGGCCGTCGCCGGCCTGCGGAGCACCAGTGACACCGCCGCCCGCTGGAGCGGGGAGTTCCTCGAGGACTGGGAGCGACTCGGCAGACCGTGCGACGAGGCGCTGCTGACGTCCGCCGTGCAGCTGTGCAAGGAACTCTCGGTCCCGCCCGCCGAGCCGTCGCTGCTGCACGGCGACTTCCACTACGCCAACATCCTCGGCCGTGGCGAGGACGGCTGGGCCGCCATCGACCCGAAGCCGCAGAGCGGCGATCCGGCGTACGAGGTGGTGCCGCTGCTGCGCAACCGCTGGAGCGAGATCCGTGGCGGTGACGCGACGAACGCCACCGTCGAGCGACGGATGGAACGGTTCGCCGAGGTGGCAGTCCTCGACCTCGCCACCACGTACAAGTGGTGCCTGGTACGCAGCGTGGACGATGCGCTGTGGTTCCAGGAGAACGGATACGCCGACCTGGCGGAGATCTCGTGGGACATCGCCAGGTCGATGTTCGAATCCCTGTGA
- a CDS encoding class I adenylate-forming enzyme family protein, with protein MQLTQALQRRALERPSRIAHRVAGGCALSYGEWWQRAEALAADLSDTLSPGARVGLAFARPEAADAAVALLAVWLVDAVPVLLPADRSAHSVVSEGLGLVGALGGSGWAWRRSVDRTPDPYVGPDEHRDAAIVLTSGTEGMPKAVAIPLSDLFRDLPERWSDQVMVNLSPLYTGDALGNLTAPLLDGRQVVTLNGVTGESFWNAVEEYRPTYLKLVPSMVRLLDGSGTPEAAASVTRIGLGSAAIGVPEIAKLRAIFPKAQIHADYSSTESGRAALICRVDDYESTGWAGELGPACFGSEVRLVDEDGSVIEQPGRPGEIHLRPAGGRTRRLIALPGQAPRRSAGVWVPMGDIGEYDDQGRLWFRCRSSEVVNVGGEKVSLPDIEAALREIPGVGEAATAAVAHPVLGSAVAALIVPTAGTDTGRIRDEVARRFRGADRPCRVGFTERIPLNGTGKVSRSDVARLVTDSPQPVAPVTEDAFLATVRASLGADLSLTDSVDDSGASSLNIILLCVDLEWKFGVLLDTFDVLSAPSFADLLDVARERQAETAPV; from the coding sequence ATGCAGCTGACGCAAGCGCTCCAGCGGCGTGCGCTGGAGCGCCCCTCCCGGATCGCCCACCGGGTGGCGGGCGGGTGCGCGTTGTCCTACGGCGAGTGGTGGCAGCGGGCCGAGGCCCTCGCCGCCGATCTCTCCGACACCCTGTCGCCGGGGGCCCGGGTGGGGCTCGCCTTCGCCCGGCCCGAGGCCGCCGACGCGGCGGTGGCCCTCCTCGCCGTGTGGCTGGTCGACGCGGTGCCGGTCCTGCTGCCGGCGGATCGATCGGCCCACTCGGTCGTCTCCGAGGGGCTCGGGCTCGTCGGTGCCCTGGGTGGTTCCGGGTGGGCCTGGCGGCGTTCCGTGGACCGTACCCCCGACCCGTACGTCGGGCCGGACGAGCACCGTGACGCCGCCATCGTGCTCACCTCGGGCACCGAGGGAATGCCGAAGGCGGTGGCGATCCCGCTGTCCGACCTCTTCCGTGACCTGCCGGAGCGCTGGTCCGACCAGGTCATGGTCAACCTCTCCCCGCTTTACACCGGCGACGCCCTGGGCAACCTGACGGCGCCGTTGCTGGACGGGCGGCAGGTGGTGACCCTCAACGGTGTCACGGGCGAGAGCTTCTGGAACGCGGTCGAGGAGTACCGGCCCACCTATCTCAAGCTCGTCCCCTCCATGGTCAGGCTGCTCGACGGATCGGGCACGCCCGAGGCGGCGGCGTCCGTCACCCGCATCGGCCTGGGGTCGGCGGCGATCGGCGTGCCGGAGATCGCCAAGCTCCGCGCGATCTTCCCGAAGGCCCAGATCCACGCCGACTACTCCAGCACCGAGTCCGGGCGGGCCGCCCTGATCTGCCGCGTGGACGACTACGAGTCGACGGGCTGGGCGGGCGAACTGGGGCCGGCGTGCTTCGGCAGCGAGGTCCGTCTCGTCGACGAGGACGGCTCGGTGATCGAGCAGCCGGGCCGGCCTGGTGAGATCCACCTGCGGCCGGCCGGTGGCCGTACCCGTCGCCTGATCGCCCTGCCGGGCCAGGCGCCGCGGCGCTCCGCCGGCGTCTGGGTGCCGATGGGCGACATCGGCGAGTACGACGACCAGGGGCGGTTGTGGTTCCGGTGCCGCAGCTCGGAAGTGGTCAATGTCGGCGGCGAGAAGGTGTCGCTACCGGACATCGAGGCGGCCCTGCGGGAGATCCCCGGGGTCGGGGAGGCGGCGACGGCCGCGGTCGCGCATCCCGTTCTCGGCTCCGCGGTCGCCGCTCTGATCGTTCCGACGGCCGGCACCGACACCGGGCGGATCCGGGACGAGGTGGCCCGTCGCTTCCGGGGCGCCGATCGTCCCTGCCGGGTCGGCTTCACCGAGCGGATTCCGCTCAACGGCACGGGCAAGGTGTCCCGCTCCGACGTCGCGAGGCTGGTCACGGACTCACCGCAGCCGGTGGCCCCGGTCACCGAGGACGCCTTCCTGGCGACGGTCCGCGCGTCGCTCGGCGCGGATCTCTCGCTCACCGATTCGGTCGACGACTCCGGCGCGTCGTCACTCAACATCATCCTGTTGTGCGTGGATCTGGAGTGGAAGTTCGGCGTCCTGCTCGACACGTTCGACGTGCTCTCCGCGCCGTCGTTCGCGGACCTGCTGGACGTCGCCCGGGAACGACAAGCCGAGACCGCGCCCGTGTGA
- a CDS encoding HAD family hydrolase — protein MALVVFDCFDTVVVSAPDAPRAEHWAGLFARHLGIPVARAQRAIYPMITSCLGDGAMNLATEDVLRRTLCRGADAPSLSEALAALWTAAGNADGRYTAAPGVAGLLARLRAEGHTLRLLSNCILTREQMTHLLRDLDLFEPFDELHLSSEGVGKKPDPAFFRRAATGVWDRIVMVGDSVEIDLTAAGQLGWDTVDVLTEPDPWGAVLDRAAGAGSSSTPLPEKVGRCS, from the coding sequence ATGGCGCTGGTCGTCTTCGACTGTTTCGACACCGTGGTGGTCTCGGCGCCCGACGCCCCCCGCGCAGAGCACTGGGCCGGTCTGTTCGCCCGGCACCTGGGGATCCCGGTGGCCCGCGCCCAACGCGCGATCTATCCCATGATCACGAGCTGTCTGGGAGACGGCGCGATGAACCTCGCCACGGAGGACGTGCTGCGACGCACGCTGTGCCGGGGAGCCGATGCACCGTCGCTGTCGGAGGCTCTCGCCGCGCTGTGGACGGCGGCCGGGAACGCCGACGGCCGGTACACCGCCGCGCCCGGGGTGGCCGGGCTGCTGGCCCGCCTGCGTGCCGAGGGGCACACGCTGCGCCTGCTGTCGAACTGCATTCTCACCCGCGAGCAGATGACGCACCTCCTGCGGGACCTCGACCTGTTCGAGCCCTTCGACGAGCTGCACCTGTCCAGTGAGGGCGTCGGTAAGAAGCCCGACCCGGCCTTCTTCCGGCGGGCGGCGACCGGCGTCTGGGACAGGATCGTCATGGTCGGTGACAGCGTCGAGATCGATCTGACGGCCGCCGGACAGCTCGGCTGGGACACCGTCGACGTGCTCACCGAGCCGGACCCGTGGGGGGCGGTCCTCGACCGCGCAGCCGGTGCCGGATCATCGTCAACTCCGCTTCCCGAGAAGGTGGGCAGATGCAGCTGA
- a CDS encoding amino acid adenylation domain-containing protein — protein sequence MRIDPYSTQDERWTSGSSGGPVGTEEDGAGRGDPYVHGDRLEVVVAHHARRRPDAVAVQQDGRSTTYGELVRLAERIAAGLRGDGVGEGDHVPVLMERSPEFVAVLLGVLRAGASYIALDPGWPAERRRSVIARSRARAVVDGTQLARWRDTAHDPLPAPEADGRAPACVFYTSGSTGQPKGALSPHRGTIRTLVNHPSIPLDQDSVFLQAAPLPWDGLSLELWAPLLNGGRCVLLSRERSVLDVDAWESALDLGVNSMWLTSSLFNLFADERPALFRRLRLLLVGGERVSPAHVRRVLAAAPGLHVVNGYGPAENTIFTTTHVIRPEDVAEGADEVPIGRPVPRTSVLLLDEDGAEVSPGTTGELAVGGDGLALGYLDDPQETARRFFERHGRSWYRTGDLAVVDDEGNLRFRGRADRQIKVRGVRIEPGEVESVLERHPAVASAHVLRVPGDGARDARLGCLYTSSDGHPIDAAELTRFLREQLIQAMRPALVTHVARLPLNANGKVDHAAAVQLLDPGPAARPPAPEGPRSPLARLLGQELGRPDLTDEDDLLAAGMTSLDAIRLAARIGAETGRRVTLADVYRSRTLGRLAGATATATATATATATAEPTPPTGAIEASTHPDLSPLNHAQQRFWLAELTSPGLADNTLVLAYELVGPLRAGPLRDALRDVQRGNPVLRTVYPEVDDLPVQRVLGEREVELVLEESTVEADGTDPQVLAERVTADWWDDPFELDSRPPVRARLCRLADDRHLLCLHIHHIAFDGWSELSFVRQLARHYRTRASGGGAVDEPVRDHRDQVRWEQLNLPRWRAELLPFWREQLRDLPEPFLAAPPAGIAEAGRRDLVHPVDAATVARLGAVAGRLGVPLAGTLTAAVARALASVFDVDDLCLGTVSSGRTEAGLDDLIGYLVNPLALPLRDVRRAAPGELLTRVGGQLVAALDHGHLPFDELVRVLGARRGRHPWFQAWSVLQTPPPQARLDAAVTLTPIRVRPPRTSIELMVEAFPQPDEGWTVVQLGRVDGVTDAQAAAVFDEFGRFCAALTGAS from the coding sequence ATGCGCATCGATCCCTACTCGACCCAGGACGAGCGATGGACGTCCGGCAGCTCCGGTGGGCCGGTCGGCACGGAGGAGGACGGCGCCGGGCGGGGCGACCCGTACGTCCACGGTGACCGGTTGGAAGTCGTCGTGGCCCACCACGCCCGCCGCCGCCCGGACGCGGTGGCGGTGCAGCAGGACGGCCGCTCGACGACCTACGGGGAGCTGGTCCGGCTGGCCGAGCGGATCGCCGCCGGGCTGCGGGGGGACGGCGTCGGCGAGGGCGACCACGTGCCGGTCCTGATGGAGCGCAGCCCGGAGTTCGTGGCCGTCCTGCTCGGCGTGCTGCGGGCCGGGGCCAGCTACATCGCGCTCGACCCCGGTTGGCCGGCGGAACGCAGGCGGAGCGTCATCGCGCGCAGCCGGGCCCGGGCGGTGGTCGACGGGACGCAGCTGGCCCGCTGGCGGGACACCGCCCACGACCCGCTCCCTGCGCCCGAGGCCGACGGCCGCGCCCCGGCCTGCGTCTTCTACACCTCCGGCTCGACCGGTCAACCCAAGGGCGCGCTCTCCCCGCACCGCGGCACGATCCGCACGCTGGTGAACCACCCCTCGATCCCGCTGGACCAGGACAGCGTGTTCCTCCAGGCGGCGCCCCTGCCCTGGGACGGCCTGTCGCTGGAGTTGTGGGCCCCGCTGCTCAACGGCGGGCGGTGCGTCCTGCTCTCCCGTGAGCGGTCGGTGCTCGACGTCGACGCCTGGGAGTCGGCCCTCGACCTCGGCGTCAACAGCATGTGGCTCACCAGTTCGCTGTTCAACCTGTTCGCCGACGAGCGCCCCGCCCTGTTCCGGCGGCTGCGGCTGCTGCTGGTCGGCGGCGAGCGGGTGTCGCCGGCCCACGTCCGCCGGGTCCTCGCGGCAGCACCCGGGCTGCACGTCGTCAACGGGTACGGCCCGGCCGAGAACACCATCTTCACCACCACCCACGTGATCCGGCCCGAGGACGTGGCCGAGGGTGCCGACGAGGTACCGATCGGCCGGCCCGTACCGCGCACCTCGGTGCTCCTGCTCGACGAGGACGGCGCCGAGGTGTCGCCCGGCACCACCGGCGAACTCGCGGTCGGCGGGGACGGGCTCGCGCTCGGCTACCTGGACGACCCGCAGGAGACGGCCCGACGGTTCTTCGAACGGCACGGCCGGTCGTGGTACCGCACCGGCGACCTCGCCGTCGTCGACGACGAGGGGAACCTGCGCTTCCGCGGCCGGGCCGACCGTCAGATCAAGGTCCGTGGCGTACGGATCGAGCCCGGCGAGGTCGAGTCGGTCCTCGAACGCCATCCGGCCGTCGCCTCGGCACACGTCCTGCGGGTGCCCGGCGACGGCGCCCGGGACGCGCGGCTGGGCTGCCTCTACACGTCCTCGGACGGCCACCCGATCGACGCGGCCGAGCTGACCCGCTTCCTGCGGGAACAGCTGATCCAGGCGATGCGGCCGGCGCTCGTGACGCACGTGGCGCGGCTGCCGCTGAACGCCAACGGCAAGGTCGACCACGCCGCCGCGGTGCAGCTGCTCGACCCCGGGCCGGCGGCCCGCCCGCCCGCCCCGGAAGGCCCCCGGTCCCCGCTGGCCCGGCTGCTCGGCCAGGAGCTGGGCCGGCCGGACCTGACCGACGAGGACGACCTCCTGGCGGCGGGGATGACCTCCCTGGACGCCATCCGGCTCGCCGCCCGGATCGGCGCGGAGACCGGCCGCCGGGTCACCCTGGCCGACGTCTACCGGTCCCGCACCCTCGGCCGGCTGGCCGGGGCGACGGCGACGGCGACGGCGACGGCAACGGCAACGGCAACGGCGGAGCCCACGCCACCCACCGGGGCGATCGAGGCGTCCACCCATCCGGACCTCAGCCCGCTGAACCACGCCCAGCAACGGTTCTGGCTGGCCGAACTCACCAGCCCCGGCCTCGCCGACAACACGCTCGTGCTCGCGTACGAGCTGGTCGGGCCGCTGCGGGCGGGGCCGCTGCGGGACGCGCTGCGCGACGTGCAGCGCGGCAACCCCGTGCTGCGGACCGTCTACCCCGAGGTGGACGACCTGCCCGTGCAGCGGGTGCTCGGCGAGCGCGAGGTGGAGCTGGTCCTCGAGGAGTCGACCGTCGAGGCGGACGGCACCGACCCGCAGGTGCTCGCGGAGCGCGTCACCGCGGACTGGTGGGACGACCCGTTCGAGCTGGACAGCCGGCCGCCCGTCCGGGCCCGGCTGTGCCGCCTGGCCGACGACCGCCACCTGCTGTGCCTGCACATCCACCACATCGCGTTCGACGGCTGGTCGGAGCTGTCCTTCGTCCGGCAGCTGGCGCGGCACTACCGGACCCGGGCCAGCGGCGGCGGAGCGGTCGACGAGCCCGTCCGCGACCATCGGGATCAGGTCCGCTGGGAACAGCTGAACCTGCCGCGGTGGCGCGCGGAGCTGCTCCCCTTCTGGCGCGAGCAGCTGCGGGACCTGCCGGAGCCGTTCCTGGCCGCGCCGCCGGCCGGGATCGCCGAGGCGGGCCGCCGGGATCTCGTCCACCCGGTGGACGCGGCGACGGTGGCCCGGCTCGGTGCGGTCGCCGGGCGTCTCGGCGTACCCCTGGCCGGCACCCTGACCGCCGCGGTGGCCCGCGCCCTGGCGTCGGTCTTCGACGTCGACGACCTCTGTCTCGGCACGGTGTCGAGCGGCCGGACCGAGGCCGGTCTCGACGACCTCATCGGCTACCTGGTCAACCCGCTCGCGCTGCCCCTGCGGGACGTCCGACGCGCGGCACCCGGCGAGCTGCTCACCCGGGTCGGGGGCCAGCTCGTCGCCGCCCTCGACCACGGCCACCTGCCCTTCGACGAGCTGGTCCGCGTCCTCGGCGCCCGGCGCGGCCGGCATCCCTGGTTCCAGGCGTGGTCGGTGCTGCAGACGCCGCCACCGCAGGCGCGGCTCGACGCCGCCGTCACCCTCACGCCGATCCGGGTACGCCCCCCGCGCACGTCCATCGAGCTGATGGTCGAGGCGTTCCCCCAACCCGACGAGGGCTGGACGGTGGTGCAGCTCGGCCGGGTCGACGGCGTCACCGACGCGCAGGCGGCAGCCGTGTTCGACGAGTTCGGACGGTTCTGCGCCGCGCTGACCGGGGCGTCCTGA
- a CDS encoding nuclear transport factor 2 family protein: MEGSTGAGSRESRVRRYYELVDRRAVADLVDLFATDAEYHRPGYPPLVGKDTIERFYRQDRVIASGHHAIAVLISAAEGVAVHGDFRGELRDGRQVELRFADFFRFADDDSFARRDTFFFAPLV; this comes from the coding sequence ATGGAAGGCAGCACGGGGGCCGGTTCGCGGGAGAGCCGGGTACGCCGCTACTACGAGCTGGTGGACCGGCGAGCGGTGGCGGACCTGGTCGACCTCTTCGCCACCGACGCGGAGTACCACCGCCCGGGATATCCGCCGCTGGTCGGCAAGGACACCATCGAGCGCTTCTACCGTCAGGACCGCGTGATCGCCAGCGGCCACCACGCGATCGCGGTGCTGATCAGCGCGGCCGAGGGCGTGGCCGTGCACGGCGACTTCCGGGGCGAGCTGCGCGACGGCCGCCAGGTCGAGCTCCGCTTCGCGGACTTCTTCCGGTTCGCCGACGACGACTCCTTCGCCCGCCGGGACACCTTCTTCTTCGCGCCGCTGGTCTGA
- a CDS encoding cytochrome P450, translated as MTGRTTTEVDLTDVDRFVRGEHHQLLARLRDQDDLHWNPLDNGGFWALTRYDEVAAAYADHAAFSSAGGAMLGGSFRNEVDTATGRMLVASDPPRHRLLRQQMHALFAPPVVERVRAQIDTLLVAAFDRMIDDGGGDFAEDIAMELPAGALMAMLDVGHDDALRLVRLTRRMIGFRDPLLGARGGDERTHLASIQGQIFDFFEDLVDDRRGGDGEDMVSILLRARINGRPLPDEDVLYNCMNVAVGGNETSSYSACVGMEALMAHPDQYDRLLDRREVTEPLIDEVLRWASTNAYVQRIATRQVRVRDQVIEPGDVVTLWNVSANRDAAQFAAPDTFDTDRTPNRHLTFGHGVHRCIGAVLGRTELDAVFGHVARHRIRLAPTAPSTRLRSNFILGTTRMPVEVRGGHRAAG; from the coding sequence ATGACCGGTCGGACCACCACGGAGGTGGACCTCACCGACGTCGACCGCTTCGTCCGCGGTGAGCACCATCAGCTCCTCGCCCGGCTGCGGGACCAGGACGACCTGCACTGGAACCCGCTCGACAACGGCGGGTTCTGGGCGCTGACCCGCTACGACGAGGTCGCCGCGGCCTATGCCGACCATGCCGCCTTCAGCTCGGCGGGCGGGGCGATGCTGGGCGGCTCCTTCCGCAACGAGGTGGACACCGCCACCGGCCGGATGCTGGTGGCCAGCGACCCGCCCCGGCACCGGCTGCTCCGCCAGCAGATGCACGCCCTGTTCGCGCCGCCCGTGGTGGAGCGGGTCAGGGCGCAGATCGACACCCTGCTCGTGGCGGCCTTCGACCGGATGATCGACGACGGCGGCGGCGACTTCGCCGAGGACATCGCCATGGAACTGCCCGCCGGCGCGCTGATGGCGATGCTGGACGTCGGGCACGACGACGCCCTCCGGCTGGTGCGACTCACCCGCCGGATGATCGGTTTCCGGGATCCGCTGCTCGGCGCCCGGGGTGGTGACGAGCGCACCCACCTGGCCTCGATCCAGGGCCAGATCTTCGACTTCTTCGAGGACCTCGTGGACGACCGGCGGGGCGGTGACGGCGAGGACATGGTCAGCATCCTGCTGCGCGCACGGATCAACGGCCGTCCGCTACCGGACGAGGACGTGCTCTACAACTGCATGAACGTGGCCGTCGGCGGCAACGAGACCTCCTCCTACAGCGCCTGTGTGGGGATGGAGGCGCTGATGGCGCACCCGGACCAGTACGACCGGCTCCTCGACCGGCGGGAGGTTACCGAGCCGCTCATCGACGAGGTGCTGCGCTGGGCGTCCACCAACGCGTACGTGCAGCGCATCGCCACCCGCCAGGTACGGGTCCGCGATCAGGTCATCGAGCCGGGCGACGTGGTGACGCTCTGGAACGTGTCGGCCAACCGGGACGCGGCGCAGTTCGCCGCACCGGACACCTTCGACACCGACCGGACGCCGAACCGGCACCTGACCTTCGGACACGGCGTCCACCGCTGCATCGGGGCGGTGCTCGGCCGTACGGAACTGGACGCGGTCTTCGGCCACGTGGCCCGCCACCGGATCCGGCTGGCGCCCACCGCGCCGTCCACCCGGTTGCGGTCCAACTTCATCCTCGGCACGACCCGCATGCCGGTCGAGGTGCGCGGCGGCCACCGGGCCGCCGGCTGA